The Actinomycetota bacterium sequence CGATAAATTTAAATATAATTATATTTATAAAATTATAATAATAATATTGATTTTATTTTCTCTTAACTATAAAAAAAATACCCTGTATAATTTAGGTAAAAAGTAAGAAAAGACCCTATGGAACTGCAAAAATTATTAAGTACTGATATTAAAAATTTAGATAAACAGCGGGCAGAGACTGTAGTAGCAGACCTGCGGGAAGAAATAAATAAGTATAACTACTATTACTATATTAAAGATAATCCTATTGCCAGCGATGCTGATTATGATCGGCTGATGAGGCTGCTGGAGCAGCTGGAAGCCAAGTTCCCTGCGCTGGTAACTCCAGATTCTCCTACCCAGAGAATAGGCGCTCCCCTGGAGGGCGGATTCAATACGGTAGAGCATGGAGAAAAGATGCTAAGCCTTCAGGATGCTTTCAGTTATGAAGAGCTTAAGGCTTTTCTGGACCGGGTCTATAAGGACTTGGAGGCCCAAGACGGTGATATTGAATTTGTGTGTGAATTAAAAATTGACGGCTCCGCTGTATCACTGGTCTATGAGCAGGGTAGTTTTGCCAGGGGCGCTACCAGGGGTGATGGGGTAACCGGGGAAGATATAACCTCCAATTTGAGGACCATAAGGGCCATACCATTGACTTTAAGAAGAGAGGTTGATATTCCAGAGATACTGGAAGTAAGGGGAGAGGTCTATCTGGGCAAAGATGAGTTTTTGCAGATAAACCGGCAGAGGGAAGATGATGGATTGGCTGTTTTTGCCAATCCCCGCAACGCGGCTGCCGGGTCTTTAAGGCAGATTGATCCGGCACAAACTGCCCAAAGGAGGCTTAGTGTTTTTATATATGGTGCAGTTAACTATCAAAGTTTGGGTATAGCTACCCATTACCAGATGCTGGATTACCTAAAGCAGGCCGGCTTTAGGGTAAATCAGCATGTTAAGAAAGTAGCGGGCTATCAACAGATAAAGCATTACTGTGACCAGTGGGAAGAGGAAAGAAAGAAACTTCCTTACGAGACTGACGGTATAGTTATAAAGGTAAATGAGTTCTCCTATCAGGAAAAGCTGGGCCAGACTTCCCGGAATCCCCGGTGGGCTATAGCCTATAAGTTCCCTCCCCAGCAGGAGGTTACCCGGGTGCTGGATATCAAGGTAAGCGTGGGCCGGACAGGGGCCCTTACCCCGGTGGCTAAATTAGAGCCGGTAACAGTGGCAGGGTCTACTGTATCCAATGCTACCCTTCACAATGAGGATGAAGTCAGGCGGAAGGATGTAAGGATAGGAGACTGGGTTATAGTACATAAGGCAGGGGATGTCATACCGGAAATAGTTAAGGTTATTAAGGAAAGGCGCAAGGGGACTGAAAAAAAGTTTATTATGCCTGACCGCTGCCCGGTATGCGGTTCAGAAGTTGTCCGGCCTCCGGGAGAAGCGGTCAGCCGTTGTATCTCTTTGGCCTGTCCTGCCATTCAGTTTGAGGCTATAGTGCATTTTGCTTCCAAAGGGGCCATGGACATTGACGGGCTGGGGCCGGCTATAGTCCAAAAACTATTAGATGCGGGTTATATTGAGGATCCTGCTGATATTTATTACTTAAATTATGACCAAATAATTTCACTGGAAAACTTTAAGCAAAAGTCTACCCAGAACCTTCTGGATTCTATTGCTAACAGCAAGACCCAGCCCTTGTCCCGTCTTCTTTATGGCCTGGGTATAAGGTTTGTAGGCCAGCATGTGGCCCAGGTACTGGCAGACCATTTCGGGGACCTGGATACTCTTATGGCAGCCGAGTATAGCCAACTGGAATCCATCCATGAAATAGGGCCCAGGATTGCAGACAGTGTGGCCAGTTTTTTTAGGCAGGAGCAGAACTTAAAGATAATAGAAAAGCTAAGAAGGGCAGGCCTAAACTTTTCTGGAAAGAAAAGAGAAGTAGAAAAAAGGGAAGAATTTGAGGGCAAGAATTTTGTATTAACTGGAAAGCTGGAGGATTTTACCCGGGACCAGGCAGCCCAGATTATTGAAAAATTTGGGGGAAGGGTAACTTCTTCGGTCAGCAGGAATACGGATGCGGTAGTTGCCGGCAGCGATGCCGGAAGTAAATTGGAGAATGCGGTCAGGCTGGGTATAAAAGTAATAGATGAGTCACAATTTAAGCAGATGATAGGGTGATGGCCATAGATAGGGACAGCAGCAAGTTTCTGGATATAAAATGGAATGTAAGGGATGCCCTGATATCTGTATTGGCGCTGATTGCTCTGCTGGTGGGCATTTATTTTAGTACGGCCAAGATCCTGGAGTTTATTAGCGGCAATGAATATTTAAGCATAACCAGCATCAACAATTTGAGCTTCAGCGTGCTTTACGGCATACAGGTGCTGCTGATGGTAGGCCTGGTTTGGTTTTTTGCTATCTACTGGAGAAAATCTACCCCCCGGGACCTGGGGTTAAGGTATTACAGCATTTTTAAGACCTTGTGGTATACTTTTTTGGCCTTGCTGGCCATTTTTATCTTGAGTTTTTCTTATGTATATATAGTAAGCTCAGCTTTTAATATTGAAGCCCCTACCAGTAAAATAGAGCAGCTGGTAAGGGGAAGAAATATTTCTACCAATATATTACTGGTAGTAGTAGCGGTAGTTGCCCCTTTTTCAGAGGAAATATTTTTCAGGGGATTTTTGTATTCTGCTTTTAAAAAAGCCTGGGGAATAAATGCAGGGCTGTTTTTATCTTCCCTGCTTTTTGCCCTGGCCCATATGGAGATATACAGCTTTATACCCATTTTTCTAATTGGCTGGATTTTAGCCTATATGTTTGAAAAAACCAGGTCTCTTTTTCCGGTTATATTTTTACATGCCATTTATAACCTTATATTGATATTGTTGCTGTTAGGGCAGGTAGATATGATAAACCTGTACTAATAGTGGCAAAAATTTGTTAAAATATTGTATCAATTTCAATTAATAGCTTAAAGGTATTTATGAAAAGAATCAGCAAACAGGATGTTGAGCAGGTAGCAGTGCTTTCTGAGTTGGAGTTTGATGATGCGGAAGCTGAAAAAATTACCCAGCAGCTGGATAGGATCCTGGATCATGTAGCCCGGATAAGCGCTGTAAATACGGAGGGTATAAAACCTACCTCTCATGTACTGGATTTAAGCAATGTTTACCGGGAAGATGAACCCAGGGAGTCGCTTTCCCAGGAAGAGGCTTTAAAGAACGGGCCAGACATTATGGATAACGGGTTCAGGGTACCCAAGATTGATTAGTTTTGGAGGATTTGGTGGATCTTAATTATCTGAGTGCAGGCCAGCTAGGTAAATTATTGCAGGAGAGGCAAATAACCAGCCGGCAAATAACGGAAAGTATAGCTAAAAGGATAGAAGAAGTTGACGGTACTCTAAACTGCTATATTACCAGGACTATAGAAACAGCTTTAGGGCAGGCGGATGAGGCTGATAAATTTTTGGCTAAAAATAAAGGGAGCTATTTTACCG is a genomic window containing:
- the ligA gene encoding NAD-dependent DNA ligase LigA, with the translated sequence MELQKLLSTDIKNLDKQRAETVVADLREEINKYNYYYYIKDNPIASDADYDRLMRLLEQLEAKFPALVTPDSPTQRIGAPLEGGFNTVEHGEKMLSLQDAFSYEELKAFLDRVYKDLEAQDGDIEFVCELKIDGSAVSLVYEQGSFARGATRGDGVTGEDITSNLRTIRAIPLTLRREVDIPEILEVRGEVYLGKDEFLQINRQREDDGLAVFANPRNAAAGSLRQIDPAQTAQRRLSVFIYGAVNYQSLGIATHYQMLDYLKQAGFRVNQHVKKVAGYQQIKHYCDQWEEERKKLPYETDGIVIKVNEFSYQEKLGQTSRNPRWAIAYKFPPQQEVTRVLDIKVSVGRTGALTPVAKLEPVTVAGSTVSNATLHNEDEVRRKDVRIGDWVIVHKAGDVIPEIVKVIKERRKGTEKKFIMPDRCPVCGSEVVRPPGEAVSRCISLACPAIQFEAIVHFASKGAMDIDGLGPAIVQKLLDAGYIEDPADIYYLNYDQIISLENFKQKSTQNLLDSIANSKTQPLSRLLYGLGIRFVGQHVAQVLADHFGDLDTLMAAEYSQLESIHEIGPRIADSVASFFRQEQNLKIIEKLRRAGLNFSGKKREVEKREEFEGKNFVLTGKLEDFTRDQAAQIIEKFGGRVTSSVSRNTDAVVAGSDAGSKLENAVRLGIKVIDESQFKQMIG
- a CDS encoding type II CAAX endopeptidase family protein; protein product: MAIDRDSSKFLDIKWNVRDALISVLALIALLVGIYFSTAKILEFISGNEYLSITSINNLSFSVLYGIQVLLMVGLVWFFAIYWRKSTPRDLGLRYYSIFKTLWYTFLALLAIFILSFSYVYIVSSAFNIEAPTSKIEQLVRGRNISTNILLVVVAVVAPFSEEIFFRGFLYSAFKKAWGINAGLFLSSLLFALAHMEIYSFIPIFLIGWILAYMFEKTRSLFPVIFLHAIYNLILILLLLGQVDMINLY
- the gatC gene encoding Asp-tRNA(Asn)/Glu-tRNA(Gln) amidotransferase subunit GatC, which encodes MKRISKQDVEQVAVLSELEFDDAEAEKITQQLDRILDHVARISAVNTEGIKPTSHVLDLSNVYREDEPRESLSQEEALKNGPDIMDNGFRVPKID